The Esox lucius isolate fEsoLuc1 chromosome 5, fEsoLuc1.pri, whole genome shotgun sequence genome includes a region encoding these proteins:
- the LOC105030991 gene encoding gap junction gamma-1 protein → MSWSFLTRLLEEIHNHSTFVGKIWLTVLIVFRIVLTAVGGESIYYDEQSKFVCNSGQPGCENVCYDAFAPLSHVRFWVFQIILVATPSLMYLGYAVNKITLREEKAESRGGGLPRRRPRKLYFGSRRQHRGLEEAEDDHEEDPMIYEVPEAESEAGGGGAVGVGGQSGGGGDSSQAKGKVRHDGRQRIKEDGLMRIYVLQLLARSMLEVGFLGGQYALYGLAVSSKYECTGWPCPHKVDCFVSRPTEKTIFLLIMYAVSLLCLALNVWEMLHLGMGTICDILRSRHVPLSEENLYDFGGGGDHVGAHTPHNGGVGGEGYGSYPFSWNAPSAPPGYNIAVKPPALLASTVVPNLNNAKMASQQNHANIAQEERQQYASYQVHFASSGGVGDSRDTLPRETRQAQDCLEGDIQAYSQQQGLINPGKPQRDRKHRQTPKQNSSKVDKGSSSNSSSKSAKAKSSEWI, encoded by the coding sequence ATGAGCTGGAGCTTCCTAACTCGGCTGTTGGAGGAAATCCACAATCACTCCACCTTTGTGGGCAAGATCTGGCTTACCGTGCTCATCGTTTTCCGCATCGTCCTCACGGCTGTTGGCGGCGAGTCCATTTACTATGACGAGCAGAGTAAGTTTGTGTGCAACTCGGGACAGCCGGGCTGTGAGAACGTCTGCTATGACGCCTTTGCGCCACTGTCGCACGTTCGCTTCTGGGTCTTCCAGATCATTCTGGTGGCCACCCCGTCACTCATGTACCTGGGCTACGCCGTCAACAAGATCACCCTGCGTGAAGAGAAAGCTGAGAGCCGAGGTGGGGGACTGCCACGGCGCAGGCCCAGGAAACTCTACTTCGGGTCCAGAAGGCAACACCGGGGcttggaggaggcagaggatgACCACGAGGAGGATCCCATGATCTACGAGGTGCCTGAGGCAGAGAGCGAGGCGGGGGGAGGCGGGGCTGTGGGAGTAGGAGGACAAAGTGGCGGGGGAGGAGACAGCAGCCAAGCGAAAGGCAAGGTGCGCCACGACGGACGCCAACGCATCAAGGAGGATGGGCTGATGCGCATCTATGTGCTGCAGCTACTGGCCCGCTCCATGCTGGAGGTGGGCTTCCTGGGGGGCCAGTATGCCCTTTATGGCCTGGCAGTGTCTTCCAAGTATGAGTGCACAGGCTGGCCTTGCCCGCACAAAGTAGACTGCTTTGTATCGCGTCCAACTGAGAAGACCATTTTCCTGCTCATCATGTATGCCGTGTCACTGCTTTGCCTGGCACTCAACGTGTGGGAGATGCTCCACCTGGGCATGGGCACCATCTGTGACATCCTGCGCTCGCGCCACGTACCACTGTCCGAGGAGAACCTGTACGATTTCGGGGGTGGCGGGGATCATGTGGGGGCGCACACCCCTCACAATGGAGGAGTCGGGGGTGAGGGTTACGGCAGCTACCCGTTTTCCTGGAATGCTCCTTCAGCGCCCCCGGGCTATAACATTGCCGTTAAGCCGCCAGCACTGCTAGCATCGACTGTTGTGCCCAACTTGAATAACGCTAAGATGGCATCGCAGCAGAACCATGCCAACATTGCCCAGGAGGAGCGGCAGCAGTATGCCAGCTATCAGGTACATTTTGCGTCATCAGGAGGGGTTGGGGACTCTCGCGACACCCTCCCGAGGGAGACTCGTCAGGCCCAAGATTGTTTGGAGGGGGACATCCAGGCCTACAGCCAGCAGCAGGGCCTCATTAACCCTGGCAAGCCCCAACGCGATCGCAAGCATCGCCAGACCCCCAAGCAGAACTCCAGCAAGGTAGACAAAGGAAGCAGCAGCAATAGCAGTAGCAAATCAGCCAAAGCCAAGAGCTCAGAGTGGATCTGA